The Engystomops pustulosus chromosome 1, aEngPut4.maternal, whole genome shotgun sequence genome has a window encoding:
- the ZFYVE16 gene encoding zinc finger FYVE domain-containing protein 16 isoform X1: MDTYFQAAVVDLDKLLDDFEQNTDELETYHPRDAPLAPNQSALSSGSLYLEPDLSAPGKPSYGSSHEDAPSPAHANEEVAPVSQAERNVTGPDLLSCVEEGKSNEDESSTGRTSVPICDLISDTGSLLHTASSNESLIPEVAQPSVVSDLELLSDPAFFTVPASDHTVALGNEEVDASRRESAQLPEGQSNLLDLSLEASNTNINDTSDLMDDLDDAREASDMASSIDSTSTSSSSSTDGYVSDDLCYEALPEDQQELESRVPEADTLTYEPKEINSTANLVAPESADYGLAGEIYSNLGACQNECPPVEEPVIASVVTAECSDEVYKASASSTTESSDLSIKDSFIPPNNQTSGVVTQNDLENQTQLALVFSVPSVKCIADENKPPQTDRTSQPVNEMPTMVTCKPVLVSPAHTDNIYSPDFENAILHDFISDHNDLLLSDTYISDAELDAFLGEEGDPSKKDSITPCAESEATSASDDGLQSQVIDQGKAQGNLVVEAAENKAASPPAPQNQGNLTGATMVSHIGGARPKQLYNQPPKTLALAQPERLNNQILPRTVTDQTPDRALQGSVNEDTDDSPELSVRDAVERPGNEAMEDCVLGQRQPTWIPDSEAPNCMNCSTRFTFTKRRHHCRACGKVFCAVCCSQKSRLQYLEKEARVCVVCYDSITKVQAFKRMMSPTTPSPNPTSPPEYSTIPPLAQAAGTINSPPPAILVPGSLLKQPGAEGMNTKEQKRVWFADGLLPNGEVADTSKLAAVGKKTPQDLSPVTPMSPDPATAIGSFVDNPKQSDEVEISETPHEVPIAPVSATEETANAFKVSSTSDYRMLCCTDKCVSRDVSLLPEDESGLPPLLMTIGESEDAVVENRPTDAGVMLLLEDDGPNPITFILNANLLVNIKLVTYASEKCWFFATNGLHGLGQAEIVVILNCLPNEDSVPKDVFKLMLNIYKEAQKGKYIGNLENITFTESFLGSKDHGGFLFFTPTFQDLTGLPLPNSPFLCGVIIQKMEVPWAKVFPIRLMLTLGAESGVYPSPVTSRRHRKSVFGEIGHTIINLLTDLRNYQYTIPHVEGLAIHMEMGKSCIRIPSKRHNEILKVIHSCNEHVISIGASFSLEADSHLVCVQNSDGIYQTQANSAAGQPRKVTGASFVVFNGALKTSSGFLAKSSIVEDGMMVQITQEMMEALRQALRDKKDFRITCGKIDSGDLSEEVTIRWVETVDSKNKGIVSPIDGQSMEGIPSERICQDTDFEAHDKVVKCTEVFYLLRDREPASAVAHLQFAKEIATACGAALCPHLKTLKNSGMNKIGLRVSMDIDMVEYRAGSGGQPLPQLYLNDLDSALIPVIHNRTSDTSILPLVMELIFFLIESLS, from the exons ATGGATACTTACTTTCAAGCAGCAGTTGTTGATTTGGATAAGCTGCTTGATGATTTTGAGCAGAATACAG ACGAGTTGGAAACCTACCACCCCCGTGATGCACCTCTCGCCCCCAACCAAAGTGCTCTTTCCTCAGGTAGCTTGTACCTGGAGCCAGATCTCTCCGCTCCCGGGAAGCCGTCCTATGGCAGCAGCCATGAAGACGCTCCATCTCCTGCCCATGCGAATGAGGAAGTAGCTCCCGTTTCACAAGCCGAGAGGAATGTCACTGGACCAGATCTTTTATCTTGTGTAGAGGAAGGAAAGTCTAATGAAGATGAATCAAGCACCGGGAGAACTAGTGTCCCCATATGTGACCTTATCAGTGACACGGGCAGCCTCCTTCATACAGCAAGTAGCAACGAGTCATTAATCCCTGAGGTCGCCCAGCCGAGTGTAGTGTCTGACCTCGAGTTACTATCTGACCCAGCTTTCTTTACTGTTCCAGCTTCAGATCACACCGTTGCATTAGGAAATGAGGAAGTAGATGCCTCCAGGAGGGAATCGGCCCAGTTACCTGAAGGCCAATCCAATCTTCTTGATCTAAGTCTTGAGGCTAGTAATACAAATATCAATGACACCTCTGATCTTATGGATGACTTGGACGATGCTAGGGAAGCGTCTGACATGGCTTCAAGCATTGACTCTACTAGTACTTCTAGCTCCTCCAGCACGGACGGCTATGTAAGCGATGATCTCTGTTATGAGGCATTGCCAGAAGATCAGCAGGAGCTGGAGTCGAGAGTACCGGAGGCTGATACATTGACTTATGAGCCAAAGGAAATAAATTCGACTGCAAATTTAGTTGCCCCTGAAAGTGCGGATTATGGCTTGGCAGGGGAGATTTATAGCAACTTAGGTGCTTGCCAGAATGAATGTCCGCCTGTGGAGGAGCCTGTGATCGCTAGCGTGGTCACCGCGGAGTGCAGTGATGAAGTATACAAGGCTTCGGCATCCTCTACTACAGAAAGTAGTGACTTGTCTATCAAAGACTCTTTCATACCGCCTAATAACCAAACCTCAGGAGTAGTCACCCAAAATGATCTTGAGAATCAAACCCAACTCGCACTTGTGTTTTCTGTGCCCTCAGTGAAATGTATTGCTGATGAAAATAAGCCGCCACAAACTGACCGAACCTCTCAACCGGTTAACGAAATGCCAACAATGGTAACTTGCAAGCCCGTTCTTGTGAGCCCAGCCCATACCGATAATATTTATAGCCCTGATTTTGAGAACGCTATATTACATGATTTCATAAGTGACCATAATGACCTGCTGTTAAGTGACACGTATATCAGTGACGCAGAGCTGGATGCTTTTCTTGGTGAGGAAGGTGATCCTTCAAAGAAAGACTCCATCACACCTTGTGCTGAATCAGAGGCGACTAGCGCTAGTGATGATGGGCTACAGTCTCAGGTAATAGATCAAGGAAAAGCACAGGGCAACCTCGTCGTCGAAGCTGCAGAGAATAAAGCAGCTTCACCACCTGCACCTCAGAATCAAGGGAATCTTACCGGTGCTACTATGGTGTCTCACATTGGAGGTGCCAGGCCGAAGCAGCTGTATAACCAGCCGCCGAAGACTCTGGCCCTTGCCCAACCTGAAAGGCTAAATAATCAGATTTTACCACGGACTGTTACCGATCAGACGCCTGACCGCGCTCTGCAAGGATCAGTGAATGAAGATACTGATGACAGTCCTGAGCTCAGCGTGAGAGATGCGGTGGAAAGACCGGGGAACGAGGCAATGGAAGATTGTGTACTGGGTCAGAGGCAGCCGACCTGGATTCCTGATTCTGAAGCTCCAAACTGCATGAACTGCAGCACCAGGTTCACCTTCACTAAACGGCGACATCATTGTAGAGCTTGCGGAAAA GTTTTCTGTGCCGTGTGCTGTAGTCAGAAGAGCCGGCTCCAGTACCTGGAGAAAGAAGCCCGAGTCTGTGTGGTTTGCTATGACTCTATCACTAAAG TACAGGCCTTTAAGAGGATGATGAGCCCAACTACTCCTAGTCCAAACCCCACGTCCCCCCCTGAGTACTCTACCATCCCTCCTCTGGCACAGGCAGCAGGTACAATAAACTCTCCTCCGCCAGCTATTTTGGTGCCTGGCTCACTACTTAAACAACCAGGAGCTGAAG GAATGAATACAAAGGAACAGAAGCGTGTGTGGTTTGCTGACGGCTTGTTACCCAATGGAGAAGTTGCAGACACAAGTAAACTTGCTGCAGTGGGCAAGAAGACTCCTCAGGACTTGAGTCCAGTAACACCAATGTCACCAGACCCTGCCACG GCTATTGGATCTTTTGTGGATAATCCAAAGCAGTCTGATGAGGTGGAGATATCGGAGACTCCACATGAGGTGCCTATAGCTCCAGTATCTGCTACTGAAGAGACGGCTAATGCCTTCAAGGTGTCTTCTACATCAGACTACAGAATGCTGTGCTGCACCGACAAGTGTGTGAGCCGAGATGTCAGTCTTCTTCCAGAAGATGAGAGCGGCCTCCCTCCTCTACTAATGACCATTGGGGAAAGTGAAG ATGCTGTAGTGGAAAATAGACCGACTGATGCAGGAGTCATGTTACTTTTGGAAGACGATGGGCCGAACCCAATAACCTTTATTCTGAATGCAAATTTGCTTGTAAACATCAAGTTAGTAACTT ATGCTTCGGAAAAATGTTGGTTTTTCGCAACTAATGGATTACATGGTTTAGGCCAAGCAGAAATTGTAGTAATATTGAACTGCTTGCCGAATGAAGACTCTGTTCCAAAGGATGTGTTCAAGCTCATGCTAAACATCTACAAGGAGGCACAGAAAG gaaagtatataggaaatttGGAAAATATTACATTTACAGAGAGCTTTCTGGGCAGCAAGGATCATGGCGGCTTCCTGTTTTTTACACCTACTTTTCAGGATCTTACCGGGCTGCCTTTACCAAATAGTCCTTTCTTGTGTGGGGTTATCATTCAGAAAATGGAAGTTCCATGGGCAAAAGTTTTCCCAATTCGATTAATGTTGACATTGGGAGCTGAAAGTGGTG TCTATCCGTCCCCTGTAACAAGCCGCAGGCATCGAAAATCTGTATTTGGAGAGATTGGACACACCATAATAAACTTACTGACC GACCTTAGGAATTACCAGTACACAATTCCACATGTAGAGGGTTTGGCAATTCATATGGAGATGGGCAAAAGCTGCATCAGGATCCCTTCCAAACGACATAATGAG ATTCTTAAAGTGATTCATTCTTGTAATGAGCACGTTATCAGCATCGGTGCCAGCTTCAGTTTAGAGGCGGACTCCCATCTGGTTTGTGTGCAGAATAGTGATGGAATCTATCAGACACAAGCCAACAGCGCTGCTGGACAGCCTAGGAAAG TTACTGGAGCAAGTTTTGTTGTCTTCAATGGTGCCCTGAAAACCTCATCTGGATTTCTTGCTAAGTCTAGCATAGTAGAAG atGGAATGATGGTACAAATAACTCAAGAGATGATGGAAGCCCTGCGGCAAGCTCTGAGGGACAAAAAAGACTTCCGCATAACTTGCGGAAAAATAGATTCAGGAGACTTGTCTGAAGAAGTGACTATTCGTTGGGTGGAGACTGTAGACAGTAAAAATAAAGG AATCGTAAGCCCCATTGATGGACAATCGATGGAAGGCATTCCAAGTGAAAGGATCTGTCAGGATACAGATTTTGAAGCACATGATAAGGTTGTGAAGTGCACAGAG GTATTCTATCTTCTTCGAGACCGGGAACCAGCCAGTGCAGTTGCTCACCTTCAGTTTGCAAAAGAAATAGCAACGGCGTGTGGAGCGGCTCTCTGTCCACATCTGAAGACCTTGAAGAACAGTGGAATGAATAAGATAGGACTACGAGTCTCTATGGATATCGACATG gTTGAGTATCGGGCAGGGTCAGGTGGGCAGCCTCTCCCTCAGCTGTACTTAAATGACCTAGACAGCGCCCTCATCCCAGTCATCCATAACCGGACCTCAGACACCAGCATATTACCTCTGGTAATGGAACTGATCTTCTTCTTGATAGAGAGCCTTAGTTAG